One Leptotrichia hongkongensis genomic window carries:
- a CDS encoding DUF3290 family protein — protein sequence MEFYNFIYLENKKIVIDKFFLVIIIFVIAFVLFAFWKWFKGSISLRDKQLSMLGLMIIFLFGLYHFENYRANNNREKVYKNSASVIKKLAEKFKVGENEIFINTPEITEHTVYKIRDKFYQIHWVDNNILVEQMTVPYVDEIKTFKE from the coding sequence ATGGAATTTTATAATTTTATTTATTTGGAAAATAAAAAGATTGTAATTGACAAGTTTTTTCTTGTTATAATTATTTTTGTAATTGCATTTGTATTATTTGCATTCTGGAAATGGTTTAAAGGGAGCATTTCTTTGAGAGATAAGCAGCTTAGTATGCTTGGTTTAATGATTATTTTTTTATTTGGATTGTATCATTTTGAAAATTACAGAGCTAATAATAATCGAGAAAAAGTTTATAAAAATTCAGCAAGCGTTATAAAAAAACTGGCTGAAAAATTTAAAGTTGGAGAAAATGAGATTTTTATAAATACTCCCGAAATAACAGAACATACAGTTTATAAAATAAGGGATAAGTTTTATCAGATTCATTGGGTAGACAATAATATTCTGGTTGAACAAATGACAGTTCCTTATGTAGATGAAATTAAAACATTTAAAGAATAG